In the genome of Candidatus Dadabacteria bacterium, the window GCGGGTTTTTCAGGAAGAGGGCTCGGCGATGATAGACGGATTCGTTCCCGATATCGTGATGATAAACAACGATTTTTCGGAGAAGTGTCCGAAAACCCTGCACAATTTGCGCCAGCCTGTTTTGCCGCCCGTTGAAATAGGGTGGCACGCGAGAAAAAAGGACGTGCATTTTGAGTTTTATAACCGTCTCTGCAGCGAACTTGCCGAGATACTGGAGGTGGATCCCTGGGTGATGTCGGTTGAAACCGTCTTGGAAAGCGGGGTGGATTTCGATTTTCCCGAGGACAGGGAGCGGGTTTCCCAAAGGGCCGGAGAAATTCTCTCAAGGGTGAGAGACGAGTATTCGAAAAGAGGCATAGATCACGAGCCTTCACTTTTCGTCAAAAGCAATTCGGGGACCTACGGCATGGCTGTTGCGAGTGTCATCGATCCGCAAAGCATAGTGCAGATGAACTCGCGCGACAGGAAGAGGATGCGGGTTTCAAAAGGGGGAGTGCCGGTTCGGGACGTGGTCATACAGGAGGGTGTGCCGACATCGCTTCGCGTTGGGGACGGTCTTGTCGGCGAGCCTGTCGTTTACCTTGTCGAATCCCAGGTGGCGGGGATGTTCTACAGGGTTAACCCTCTTCGGGGCGAACTTGAGAACCTTAATTCAAAGGGTATGGAGTTTCTGCCGTGTGAAGACTCCTTTGCAAACGGGATTCCGTCGGCGTTTGATCTTGTTTCCAAGGTTGCAACCATCGCTGCGGGTTACGAAATAGAAAAGGTGCTGAGAGACGTGGATTGCTGAGATGTGCGGAAAAAAACAGTTTCCGACCAGCGGACTTCCTCTCTTTTTTCTCGTTGCCGGTCCAGTTTTGGGCGCAATTCTTTTTTTCACGTTAAAATCCTTTGGATGGGAGAGTGATGCGTGCTGGACTGCCGCGGTTTCCGCCGTATGCGCGGTGTGGTGGATTTTTGAACCCGTGCCTATTCCTGTAACTTCCTTGTTGCCGTTTGCGCTGTTTCCGATTCTGGGTGTTCTTTCTCCGAGGGAAATCAGCGAATCCTACGGGGCTCCTCTTATATTACTGCTTCTCGGCGGATTCATACTGTCGACGGCAATGGCGGGAAGCGGTGCCCACAGGCGCATAGCGCTTACCATGGTTAATTTTTTCGGGGGATCAAGCAACAGGCGGCTGGTGTTTGGTTTCATGGCCGCCTCAGCGGTGCTAAGCATGTGGATTTCAAACACCGCCACCACTCTTATGATGCTCCCCGTGGCCATAGCTGTGCTGGAGAAAGCCAAGGACAAAGCGTTAGCGGTGCCACTGTTGCTCGGCATAGCACACGCGGCGAGTGTCGGAGGCATCGGAACGCCGATAGGAACTCCCCCCAACTTGGTGTTCAGCGAGATTTATTTCCAGAATACTGGGGTGGAAATCCCGTTTCTCACCTGGATGAGCTGGGGAATTCCGGTTGTCGTGATTTTCGTTCCCATAATTGGGTTCTACCTAACTCGGAATCTTAGCGGTTCAGGCAGCTTCACCATGCCGGAAGTGGGGAAGTGGAGTGCTCACGAGGTGCGCGTACTGGCCGTGTTTCTGCTCACTGCGGTTGCCTGGATGACGCGCAGCGAGCCGTTTGGCGGCTGGAAAACCTGGTTCGGGGTTCCGGGAGCCACTGATGCCAGCGTAGCGCTTACGGCCGTCATAGTGATGTTTCTCGCGCCAAACGGCAGAGGAGGCAGGCTTCTTGACTGGGATACCGCAAGCAATATCCCTTGGGGAATGCTTATTCTATTCGGTGGCGGTATCGCGATTGCAAAGGCTTTTATCTCGTCCGGGTTAAGCGTCGCACTCGGCGAGGCTCTCTCTGGCCTTGGCGTTTTGGATATCGTTTTAATACTGGCCATTATCTGCCTTGCGATTACTTTTCTCACGGAACTCACGAGCAATACCGCAACCACAACTCTGATGATGCCGATTCTGGCTGCTACCGCGATGGCGATGGATATTGAACCGGCGCTGTTGATGGTGCCCGCGGCAATGAGCGCAAGCTGCGCGTTCATGCTTCCGGTTGCCACTGCGCCGAACGTTGTGGTATTCAGTACAGGAGCTTTCCCGGCTAGGGTGATGGCGAGGAAGGGGATAGTGCTTAATTTTATCGGCGCGTTTATTATTACGGCTGTGTGCGCGATTTTGCTTTAGGCGGGATCAAGGGTTTTTATCCTATTTCTCGCAGCTGGATTGAGTCTATGCCGGCGGTCGTGATGACGTCGGATACGAGCACAACGCGGTCTCCCGGATTTAATACCTGTTTTTGTTTCAGAAGCTTAAAGGCTTCTTCGATCCTCTGTTCGGGATCTTCGGATTCTTCCATAAGATGTGCGGTTACGGCCCTGTTCAAACAGAGCTGCCGTTTTATCCTGTCGTCGAAAGTTACCGCATGAATAGGTGTCTTGGCCGGCCTGCAATTTGTTGTCAACTGAGCCATCAACCCTTTTTTCGTTATTACGATCAGGCATTTGGCGTTAATTGATTCGGCGAGTTCAACCGCTGAAGCCGCTATATGCTGCTTGAGATCCTGCTTAACAAGAAGCTTGCCCATTTGCAGACTTGTGAGACTTTCCGCCTTTAAGGCTATCTTGCCGAGATGCTCTATTGACCTTATGGGATGTTTTCCGGTTGTTGTTTCACCCGAGAGCATAAGCGCGTCAATTTCCTCGTAGACCGCGTTTGAGACGTCCGTTACTTCCGCCCGGGTAGGAATCGGGTTATCGATCATTGATTCGAGAAGATGGGTGGCGACTATCACTCTTTTGCCTTTCTCTTGGCATTTGCCGACTATCACTCTCTGTACGTCCGGCAATTCCTCAATGCTCATCTCGATACCGAGATCTCCCCTAGCAACCATAACCGCGTCCGATTCCTCGACGATTTCCTCTACGTTTCGCACCCCTTCTTGGTCCTCGATTTTAGAGATGACCTTAATTCCCTCTCCGTCGGCTCCCAGCAGTTCTCTGAGTTCCAAAACATCCTGTGCTTCCCTCACAAAGGAAAGGGCTATGTAATCGACTTCGTTTCTGACTCCAAACTCTATATCCGCCTTGTCCTTGTCCGTTATTGAAGGAAGATTGACTTTTACCCCGGGCAGATTGACATGGCGTTTGCTCTTCATGGTTCCGCCGTCGATAACTCTGCATTTCATGGTTCCGTGGTCCTTCTCAAGCACTTCAAGGTTTATGAGACCGTTGTCCACGGTTATTTTCTCTCCTATCTGAACTTCGTTGATAATATCTTCGTAATTGATATGAATTGAAGACTCCTCAACGTCATCAGGTCTTACGGACACTGTAATTACATCTCCCTGGTTTATATGCAGGTCGCTTTGCAGAACCCCGGTTCTGATCTCCGGTCCCTGAGTGTCAAGTATCAGGGCGATTGAGTCTTCAACTTCCCTGTTTATGGATTTCACCGTCTTGATTACTTCAAGGTGGCTTTCGTGAGTGCCGTGCGACATATTGAGGCGCACGGCGTCCATACCCGCCTCGTACATTTTCATCAGCATTTCGTACGAACTTGTGGAGGGGCCTACGGTGCAGATTATTTTCGTTTTTCTAAATGGTTTCATAAACGGGGAAATATGTCGGTAAATTCGGAAAATGCAAAGTTCTTTTAACCCTAAGCTGATATGTGGGGATCACCTGGGGTGAGAACTTGGAATATTCGTCGTGCGCCGGTTGTATCGTAGCGATCGGATTTCCCGAGATTTTGTAAGAGCAGGCAAATCTTTTTGACAGTGTGCCCGTTTTGTGATAGTAAACTGCTTTTTAATCTGACAGAACTCTCAAATCTCCCCAAGATGAGACAATGGAATACGTACAGCATTTATCAGTAGAAAATTTCATTCTTTATCTCCTGATAATTCTTGTTTTCGCCAAGGCCTTCGGTCGGCTGGCAGAAAAAATCGGACAGCCTTCGGTTCTCGGGGAGCTTCTCGCCGGGGTAGTTCTGAGCGCGAGCGTCCTGGCGCTTATTCCTTCTACAGAAAGCATGGTCGGATACGATGTGTTTCACTTGCTAGCTGAAATAGGGGTTGTCCTTCTTCTTTTCGAAATAGGCCTTGAGACTAGGCTAATAGACTTGATAAAAGTGGGCCCGGTCTCGGCGCTCGTAGCCATAGTCGGTGTGGTGCTTCCGTTTGTGCTTGGATATTTCAGCATAATTTATTTCCAGAAGTTCGCCATACTCAGCCTTGAAGCCAATATGGTCGGGCTCGTGGCCATAGTGACCGGAGCGACGCTCACTGCCACGAGCGTCGGAATCACTGCCAGGGTTCTTTCAGATCTTGAGCGGCTCCAGACAAAAGAGGCTAGGATAGTTCTTACCGCCGCCATAATAGACGACGTGCTCGGGCTTATAATTCTTGGAATCGTAAGCGGCATAGTAAGTTCTTTTGAATCAGGAGGCGCGGGAACGGAAGGGATCACCTTCGGTTCGGTGGCCTTTATAACCGCGAAAGCCTTCGGTTTTCTTGCCGTTTCCATAGTCCTCGGCAGAATTATCGCTCCCAGGATTTTCGGGTTTTTCGCCCGGATCGATAGAAACAATCTGGTCTGGATCATGGCAATAGCCTTCTGTTTTGTCTATGCCTACTGCTCAAATCTTTTTTCTCTAGCTCCCATAGTGGGGGCTTTTGCGGCCGGTCTGGTTCTTCGTGAAACGGATCAGTTCAAGGCTATTGAAGGGGGTATAAAGCCCGTTTCTCACTTTTTCGCCCCGATATTTTTCGTGATGGTAGGAGCCGCCGTGGATGTTTCTGTATTTAACCCCTTTGTATCTGAAAATATTATGGTAATATCAATCGCTTTAATTCTTTTCGTGGTGGCGGTTGTCGGGAAGTACGTAAGCGGTTACGTGGTCTATGAAAAAGGCATAAGAAAAAGTATAATTGGCGTCGGAATGATCCCAAGAGGTGAGGTTGGGCTTATTTTCGCGAAGATCGGTCTTGTGCACGGCGTTTTCAAAACCGATCTTTTCTCCGCCGTCACGGCTATGGTAATACTGACAACCTTTATAGTGCCTCCGCTTTTAAAATGGATGTTCGAAAGCGAAAGCAAGGAGCGTAAGCTGGCCGAAAACACGGTCTAGCGAATAATCTTAAAACTAGGTTAATCATGAGATTCTACGGTCTTAGGACATTTTTATACGCCGCGATCTTCGCCCTGACGGTTGTTCCCTCGGCAGATGCCGCTGAGAACATGCTGAGTGTCGATGAAACCCTGATAATTCAACTTGTTATTTTTCTGGTAGGGCTTTTTCTGCTTAACAGACTCGTGTTCCGCCCGCTTATCGGGGTCTGGGACAGAAGAGAGGAACTTACCGCGGGCACGCTCAGGGAAGCCGAGGAGATGACTCGCAAGGCCGAGGGTGCCATTGCCGAGTACAACGAGAAAATCGCCGAGGCGAGGGCACAGGCTACCGAGACAAGAAACGAACTCCGCCAGCAGGGGCAGGGTGAATCTTCAAGGATGCTTCTTTCGGCGAGGGAGGCCGCCCAGGCGGAACTCGAGGGAGCGAGAGGGACTCTTGAGAGCGAGACTGCGAAGATAAGGGCGGACCTGCAGGGCGAGATAGAATCGCTTGCAGCGGAGATAAGCAACCGTGTCTTGAGGAAGAAGGGGGCGTAGGGATGATGTCGGCTGCGGATTTTAATTTTCCGGGGGAGCCACTAATTGGATAGCCATTTCAACTGGGCGTTCGTAATAAAACATGCCCTTAACCTGGGTCTTCTTATGGCCCTTATCATATATCTTATCAGAAAGCCTTTTCTGTCTTTTCTGAAAAACAGGAAGGAAAGACTCCGCTCAGAGGTGGACCGTGCTGCTGCTGCTGCCGAGCAGGCCGAAATGACGCTTGAGGAATACTCGGCGAAACTTGACGCGGTTGCCTCGGAGATAGCGGCTCTTCAGGAAAATATAAGAAAACAGGGTGAGAATGAAAGGGATGAGCTTGTCTCCGCGGCGGAGAAAAGCTGCGAGATGATAAAAAAAGAGGTTGAGGACACGATTCGTCTTGAGACCACAAAGGCGGTCTCCGAGATACAGTCCGAAGTGGTCGACTCGGCGCTTGCGCTTGCCGAAAAGATGATAAAGGAGCGGGTGGATACGGGTTTTACGACCGATTCGGTCGACGATTTTGTAAAAATGATTGAGGAAGGAAAATGGCAACAGTTGCGACACTGAGAGATCTCGTCTCGGCGCTTGTGGATTCCGCTGCGGATCAAAGCGAACTTTCGGGCGTAAGAGCCAATATGGAGAGTTTCTTTGAGCGGGTCGCCGATTCGGGCGAGCTTCGAGATGTTCTTTTAAGCACGGTGTTTTCGATAGAGGAGAAAAAGGCGGTCTTGGGGGATTTCCTCGAGGCGGTGTCTTCTCTTGAGATTACGAGAAGATTTTTTCTGCTGGTTTTGGAGATGGAGAAGGTCTCGGCGCTTCTCGGCTCAAGGGAAGCCGTGCTCGCGAGACTTGACGAAGCGGTTGGAAAAGTAACGGCCGAAATTACCTCGGCCAGAGATCTTAGCCAAAACGACGTCGAGAGACTCAGTGCGGCGCTTCGTGCGGCGACCGGAAAAACGGTTGAGGTGTCGCTTAAGGTTGATCCTTACATGATAGGCGGAATAAAAGCGCAGGTGGGTGACAAGGTTTACGATAACAGCGTCAGGACGCAGCTTGAGAGAATAAGAGGTGTTCTTTCTCCGTCCTGACCCGAATAATTCCAAAGGAGCTAGTAATGCAGGAACTAAGAGCAGAGAGTATAGGCGAGATTCTGAGAAACAGGATAAAGGGCTATGAACGGAAAGTTGATACCGAAGAAGTCGGGACGGTTATTTCCGTCGGCGACGGTATCGCTAGGGTTTACGGTCTTGATCAGGCGGTAGCG includes:
- the gshA gene encoding glutamate--cysteine ligase encodes the protein MLIEQLERNIASKRGEISRWMEFHCEKVMVPLYSSVDLRFSEHKIAPIDTNVFPAGFNNLSAGFRKNAGKLFREYLFSRYPSAEKILLVPELNTKNAYYWENVWVIKSVLEDEGYEVCVGIANEEFRRETVSFSSASGQVIEAKRVFQEEGSAMIDGFVPDIVMINNDFSEKCPKTLHNLRQPVLPPVEIGWHARKKDVHFEFYNRLCSELAEILEVDPWVMSVETVLESGVDFDFPEDRERVSQRAGEILSRVRDEYSKRGIDHEPSLFVKSNSGTYGMAVASVIDPQSIVQMNSRDRKRMRVSKGGVPVRDVVIQEGVPTSLRVGDGLVGEPVVYLVESQVAGMFYRVNPLRGELENLNSKGMEFLPCEDSFANGIPSAFDLVSKVATIAAGYEIEKVLRDVDC
- a CDS encoding SLC13 family permease, whose amino-acid sequence is MCGKKQFPTSGLPLFFLVAGPVLGAILFFTLKSFGWESDACWTAAVSAVCAVWWIFEPVPIPVTSLLPFALFPILGVLSPREISESYGAPLILLLLGGFILSTAMAGSGAHRRIALTMVNFFGGSSNRRLVFGFMAASAVLSMWISNTATTLMMLPVAIAVLEKAKDKALAVPLLLGIAHAASVGGIGTPIGTPPNLVFSEIYFQNTGVEIPFLTWMSWGIPVVVIFVPIIGFYLTRNLSGSGSFTMPEVGKWSAHEVRVLAVFLLTAVAWMTRSEPFGGWKTWFGVPGATDASVALTAVIVMFLAPNGRGGRLLDWDTASNIPWGMLILFGGGIAIAKAFISSGLSVALGEALSGLGVLDIVLILAIICLAITFLTELTSNTATTTLMMPILAATAMAMDIEPALLMVPAAMSASCAFMLPVATAPNVVVFSTGAFPARVMARKGIVLNFIGAFIITAVCAILL
- the pyk gene encoding pyruvate kinase, which codes for MKPFRKTKIICTVGPSTSSYEMLMKMYEAGMDAVRLNMSHGTHESHLEVIKTVKSINREVEDSIALILDTQGPEIRTGVLQSDLHINQGDVITVSVRPDDVEESSIHINYEDIINEVQIGEKITVDNGLINLEVLEKDHGTMKCRVIDGGTMKSKRHVNLPGVKVNLPSITDKDKADIEFGVRNEVDYIALSFVREAQDVLELRELLGADGEGIKVISKIEDQEGVRNVEEIVEESDAVMVARGDLGIEMSIEELPDVQRVIVGKCQEKGKRVIVATHLLESMIDNPIPTRAEVTDVSNAVYEEIDALMLSGETTTGKHPIRSIEHLGKIALKAESLTSLQMGKLLVKQDLKQHIAASAVELAESINAKCLIVITKKGLMAQLTTNCRPAKTPIHAVTFDDRIKRQLCLNRAVTAHLMEESEDPEQRIEEAFKLLKQKQVLNPGDRVVLVSDVITTAGIDSIQLREIG
- a CDS encoding cation:proton antiporter, producing MEYVQHLSVENFILYLLIILVFAKAFGRLAEKIGQPSVLGELLAGVVLSASVLALIPSTESMVGYDVFHLLAEIGVVLLLFEIGLETRLIDLIKVGPVSALVAIVGVVLPFVLGYFSIIYFQKFAILSLEANMVGLVAIVTGATLTATSVGITARVLSDLERLQTKEARIVLTAAIIDDVLGLIILGIVSGIVSSFESGGAGTEGITFGSVAFITAKAFGFLAVSIVLGRIIAPRIFGFFARIDRNNLVWIMAIAFCFVYAYCSNLFSLAPIVGAFAAGLVLRETDQFKAIEGGIKPVSHFFAPIFFVMVGAAVDVSVFNPFVSENIMVISIALILFVVAVVGKYVSGYVVYEKGIRKSIIGVGMIPRGEVGLIFAKIGLVHGVFKTDLFSAVTAMVILTTFIVPPLLKWMFESESKERKLAENTV
- a CDS encoding ATP synthase F0 subunit B, whose protein sequence is MRFYGLRTFLYAAIFALTVVPSADAAENMLSVDETLIIQLVIFLVGLFLLNRLVFRPLIGVWDRREELTAGTLREAEEMTRKAEGAIAEYNEKIAEARAQATETRNELRQQGQGESSRMLLSAREAAQAELEGARGTLESETAKIRADLQGEIESLAAEISNRVLRKKGA
- a CDS encoding ATP synthase F0 subunit B — translated: MDSHFNWAFVIKHALNLGLLMALIIYLIRKPFLSFLKNRKERLRSEVDRAAAAAEQAEMTLEEYSAKLDAVASEIAALQENIRKQGENERDELVSAAEKSCEMIKKEVEDTIRLETTKAVSEIQSEVVDSALALAEKMIKERVDTGFTTDSVDDFVKMIEEGKWQQLRH
- the atpH gene encoding ATP synthase F1 subunit delta, giving the protein MATVATLRDLVSALVDSAADQSELSGVRANMESFFERVADSGELRDVLLSTVFSIEEKKAVLGDFLEAVSSLEITRRFFLLVLEMEKVSALLGSREAVLARLDEAVGKVTAEITSARDLSQNDVERLSAALRAATGKTVEVSLKVDPYMIGGIKAQVGDKVYDNSVRTQLERIRGVLSPS